A single genomic interval of Malania oleifera isolate guangnan ecotype guangnan chromosome 13, ASM2987363v1, whole genome shotgun sequence harbors:
- the LOC131145639 gene encoding MAG2-interacting protein 2 isoform X3, translating into MCTLKNRVTLKRQFPENVFCLDYHPELSLLVLVGSAVGVSPTSGPCYLSLWRRARNLDLELLFSIQFEGVFSKPRDYVGPKTFPKVLISPQGKFVATLDLIGCLEIFKLDEEFCSLSKFSYGKQYGSQVTDNLSNGRSKSLSGNADFIWWSDHILALANTSGSVAMLDIISGMKLLEDDVYSMPVLERGQRFQGQCFLLESTLPEGRKNFHSNGEKGGLSHIELVTDDGFNLLDMANWRWSLISFSERSVPEMYNLLISNQKYQAALDFSDRHGLDKSEIFKSQWLHCGQGINDINLFLSNIKDQAFVISECVDKVGSTEDAAKALLAYGLRRTDQYRFTDSEDQESSQIWDFRMERLKLLQYRDRLETFLGINMGRFSVQEYRRFRIMPINETAVRLAESGKIGALNLLFKRHPYSLSPSMLKVLAAIPETVPVQTYGQLLPGRLPPSSIALREKDWVECEKMVDFVNGLPENQEVTTQIKTEPVVQHCYGFLWPSINELCVWYKNRARDIDTYCGQLDNGLCLVDFACRKGICELQQFHKDISYLHQLVYSGDGDDEMNFTMSLVAWEQLSDFEKFRMMLKGVKEETVVERLHDKAIPFMRTRLPEMTPISEDWVRDNHFMMEHEKAESYLIRWLKEIASENKLDICLIVIEEGCKEFQNNGIFKDEVEAVYCALKCIYLCTVTDRWSTMATILSKLPQIQEYSDLTDTDLSFKSLEKKRKLAEGHIEAGRLLAFYQVPKPLSFFLEANSDGKSVKQILRLLLSKFIRRQPGRSDNDWASMWRDMQCLREKAFPFLDLEYMLVEFCRGLLKAGKFSLARNYLKGTGSVSLASEKAENLVIQAAREYFFSASSLACSEIWKAKECLNLLPSSRNVKVEADIIDALTVRLPDLGVTILPMQFRQIKDPMEIIKMAITSQSGAYLHVDELIEIAKLLGLGSLDDSSAVEEAIAREAAVAGDLQLAFDLCLVLAKKGHGLVWDLCAAIARGPALENMDIRSRKQLLGFALSHCDEESIGELLHAWKDLDMQGQCENLMVLTGTSPPNFSVQGSSIISLPVHSIQDIVKLNDSSELAEQVGSDNEEVHVNSIKNIISAVAKNFPIENGTNLESLLRENGKLVAFAALQLPWLLGLSTKADHEKKLDLGTISGKQYASIRAQAVVSILSWLARNGFAPRDDLIASLAKSILEPPVTEEEDIIGCSFLLNLVDAFNGVEVIEEQLRTRKDYREISHIMSMGMTYSLLHSFGVECEGPAQRRELLLRKFRGKHLPLSSDEMDRIGVHSTFWREWKLKLEEQKHIADRSRVLERIIPGVETARFLSGDFNYIQSVVFSLIESVKFEKKHILKDVLKLADTYSLSRTKVLLQYLSSVLLSEVWSNDDIAVEISEVKGEILASAVESIKIISLVVYPAIDGSNKLRLAFIYRLLTDCYINLKETEEPLPVMHPNPPHLSTFGLVHFYEVMEQECIRISFLKNLNFKNIAGLGGLNFECFRSEVYKHIDELSLEALAKMVDTLVSTYDGPFSEGLISQQDVYKHYVLSLLATLESRAKTDIHIRNPDDHQGLIIELEHAYDSCGKYIRIMTSSDALDIMKRYLTAAVPLSGFPKSLLGNLMWQDCLIMVINFWIRLTDDMQEITSDESSYELLKFNPECLLRCLRSFMRLVMEESVSPSQGWATVISYVKYGIVGDSGAEIFIFCRSMVFSGCGFGGVAVVFSEAVQQFSVGSIFSVDADGNVDHIQDIPHLYINILEPILQDLVSESHDHQNLFSLLSSLSKLEGDLEELKMVRHAVWERMTKFSENLQLPSHVRVYALELMQCISGRNFNLSAERQPNALPWEGWDELPYTSENSESTCNEGAPTHMDTSSRFTSTLVALKSSQLAAAISPSTEITPDELLTVDTAVSCFLKLCEAAITDSHIDALLAILAEWEGIFVIGKIEETPAAEVSDEGNWNNDDWDEGWESFQEEPSEKEKEESCVSLHPLHACWMEILKKLSQRSRFDDVLKLIDQSLEKSSGKLLDEDGARSLGQIVLDIDCFMALKMVLLLPYEVIQLHCLDAVENKLKQGGIPDAAGRGHELLILALSSGIVSTIITKSSYDTIFSLLCYLVGNFAHQLQEAELLKHRDRVKNGREKNDSTRDFLFLFRKILFPCFISELVKADQHILAGFLVTKYMHTNASLSLINVAEASLERYLENQLQNLQEGGFSSEELKSCETLGSTVSNLRSNLGNIIRSALSSLPANS; encoded by the exons ATGTGCACCTTAAAGAATCGGGTAACTCTAAAAAGGCAGTTTCCTGAGAATGTTTTCTGCTTGGACTATCATCCAGAACTCTCTTTGCTTGTTCTAGTTGGTAGTGCTGTAGGCGTTTCACCAACCTCAG GACCATGTTATCTTTCTCTTTGGCGTAGGGCTAGGAATTTGGATCTGGAGCTGTTGTTCTCTATTCAGTTCGAAGGTGTATTTTCCAAGCCAAGAGACTATGTAGGTCCAAAAACATTTCCAAAGGTGCTCATCTCGCCACAAGGCAAGTTTGTTGCTACGCTAGATCTGATAGGATGCTTAGAAATTTTTAAGCTAGATGAAGAGTTCTGCTCTTTATCCAAATTTTCTTATGGAAAGCAATATGGTTCTCAAGTGACTGACAATTTGTCTAATGGAAGGAGTAAGTCATTGAGTGGTAATGCAGATTTTATTTGGTGGTCTGACCATATACTTGCTCTTGCAAATACAAGTGGCTCTGTAGCCATGCTTGACATTATTAGTGGTATGAAACTTCTGGAGGATGATGTATATTCTATGCCTGTTTTAGAAAGAGGACAGCGGTTCCAAGGTCAGTGTTTTCTTTTGGAGAGTACCTTACCTGAGGGGAGAAAGAATTTTCATAGTAATGGGGAAAAGGGTGGCTTGTCTCATATAGAGCTGGTTACTGATGATGGATTTAATCTGTTGGACATGGCTAATTGGCGCTGGAGCTTGATATCTTTTTCAGAGAGATCAGTTCCTGAAATGTATAACCTTTTAATTAGCAATCAAAAATATCAGGCTGCCTTGGACTTTTCTGATAGGCATGGGTTGGATAAAAGTGAAATTTTCAAGTCACAGTGGTTGCATTGTGGTCAAGGAATAAATGACATAAATTTGTTCTTGTCAAATATTAAAGATCAAGCTTTTGTAATTTCTGAATGTGTGGACAAGGTTGGATCAACTGAGGATGCTGCAAAGGCTTTGCTGGCATATGGGCTCCGTCGAACTGACCAGTATAGGTTTACTGATTCGGAAGATCAAGAGAGTAGCCAAATTTGGGATTTCCGTATGGAAAGGCTTAAGTTATTGCAATATAGAGATAGACTGGAGACATTTCTTGGGATAAACATGGGCAG GTTTTCTGTGCAGGAATACAGGAGATTCCGGATTATGCCTATCAATGAGACTGCTGTAAGACTTGCTGAGAGTGGAAAAATTGGGGCCTTAAACCTCCTTTTCAAGCGTCATCCTTATTCACTGTCTCCTTCCATGTTGAAAGTTTTGGCTGCCATCCCTGAGACGGTTCCAGTTCAAACATATGGGCAGCTCCTTCCTGGACGGTTGCCCCCTTCAAGTATAGCTCTAAGGGAAAAAGATTGGGTTGAATGTGAAAAGATGGTGGACTTTGTCAATGGATTACCGGAGAACCAAGAGGTTACCACTCAGATCAAAACTGAACCAGTTGTCCAGCATTGCTATGGATTCCTTTGGCCATCAATTAATGAACTTTGTGTTTGGTACAAGAATAGAGCTCGAGATATTGATACTTATTGTGGACAGCTAGACAATGGCCTTTGTTTAGTTGATTTTGCTTGCCGCAAGGGTATCTGTGAGTTGCAGCAGTTCCATAAGGATATTTCTTATCTGCACCAGCTTGTTTATTCTGGTGATGGTGATGATGAAATGAATTTCACCATGAGTCTTGTTGCGTGGGAACAGCTGTCTGACTTTGAAAAGTTCAGAATGATGCTCAAGGGAGTCAAAGAGGAAACTGTGGTTGAACGCTTACATGATAAAGCAATTCCATTTATGCGAACTAGGCTGCCGGAGATGACCCCAATTTCTGAAGATTGGGTAAGGGACAATCATTTTATGATGGAGCATGAGAAAGCTGAGTCATATTTAATTAGATGGCTAAAGGAGATTGCATCGGAGAATAAACTAGACATATGCTTGATTGTCATAGAGGAAGGGTGCAAGGAATTCCAAAATAATGGCATATTCAAAGATGAGGTGGAAGCGGTATATTGTGCTCTGAAGTGCATATATTTGTGCACTGTCACAGATAGGTGGAGTACCATGGCCACCATTTTGTCTAAGCTTCCACAAATACAAG AATATTCTGATTTGACAGATACAGATTTGTCCTTTAAGAGTCTTGAGAAAAAACGTAAGCTCGCAGAAGGCCATATTGAAGCTGGGAGGCTTTTGGCATTTTACCAG GTCCCAAAGCCTCTGAGTTTTTTCCTAGAGGCTAATTCAGACGGAAAAAGTGTGAAACAGATTCTTCGTCTCCTGCTTTCAAAATTTATCCGTCGACAGCCTGGCCGGTCAGATAATGATTGGGCAAGCATGTGGCGTGATATGCAGTGCTTGCGTGAAAAGGCATTTCCTTTTCTGGATTTAGAGTATATGTTGGTGGAATTCTGTAGGGGACTGCTGAAAGCTGGGAAGTTCTCTCTTGCAAGGAACTATTTAAAGGGTACTGGCTCAGTTTCCTTGGCATCAGAAAAAGCTGAAAATCTTGTTATTCAGGCTGCAAGAGAATATTTTTTCTCGGCTTCAAGTTTAGCTTGCTCAGAA ATCTGGAAGGCTAAGGAATGTCTCAACCTCCTTCCAAGTAGTAGAAATGTCAAGGTTGAGGCTGATATAATAGATGCACTTACTGTCAGACTTCCAGACCTTGGAGTAACTATTCTACCTATGCAATTTAGGCAAATAAAAGATCCAATGGAAATCATTAAAATGGCAATTACAAGTCAATCTGGAGCTTATCTGCATGTTGATGAACTCATTGAAATTGCTAAACTTCTTGGGCTGGGCTCTCTGGATGACAGCTCAGCTGTTGAAGAAGCTATTGCAAGAGAAGCTGCAGTTGCTGGTGATCTACAATTAGCTTTTGACCTCTGCCTTGTTTTAGCTAAAAAAGGACATGGTCTTGTTTGGGATTTGTGTGCTGCAATAGCAAGGGGACCTGCTCTTGAAAACATGGATATACGTTCTCGTAAACAGCTGCTAGGTTTTGCTTTGAGCCATTGTGATGAGGAGTCTATTGGTGAGCTACTACATGCATGGAAAGATCTAGATATGCAAGGCCAGTGTGAGAATTTAATGGTGTTGACAGGGACAAGTCCTCCTAACTTCTCAGTCCAAGGTTCCTCAATCATCTCACTTCCAGTCCATAGCATTCAAGACATAGTTAAACTAAATGATTCTTCTGAACTGGCTGAACAGGTTGGCAGTGACAATGAAGAAGTTCATGTCAACAGCATCAAAAACATAATCTCTGCTGTTGCTAAAAACTTTCCTATTGAGAATGGGACTAATTTGGAATCTCTTCTGAGAGAAAATGGAAAACTTGTAGCTTTTGCCGCTTTACAGCTTCCATGGTTGCTTGGATTGAGTACAAAAGCAGACCATGAGAAAAAATTGGATTTGGGCACAATTTCTGGGAAACAATATGCGAGTATAAGAGCACAAGCAGTTGTTAGCATACTCTCTTGGTTGGCTAGGAATGGTTTTGCTCCCAGGGATGATTTGATTGCTTCTCTTGCAAAATCTATCTTAGAACCGCCTGTTACTGAAGAGGAAGATATCATTGGGTGCTCTTTTCTCTTAAATCTTGTGGATGCCTTTAATGGTGTAGAAGTAATTGAAGAGCAGCTCAGGACAAGGAAGGACTACCGGGAAATATCTCACATCATGAGTATGGGGATGACATATAGTCTATTGCACAGCTTTGGAGTTGAATGTGAGGGTCCAGCTCAGAGGAGGGAGCTTTTGCTGAGGAAGTTTAGAGGGAAACACTTGCCACTTAGTTCAG ATGAGATGGACAGAATAGGAGTACATTCAACATTTTGGAGAGAATGGAAACTGAAATTAGAAGAACAGAAGCACATAGCAGATCGTTCTAGAGTGTTGGAGCGAATAATTCCTGGTGTTGAGACTGCACGTTTTCTATCTGGTGATTTCAACTACATTCAGAGTGTAGTCTTCTCCCTGATTGAATCAGTGAAGTTTGAGAAAAAGCACATTCTGAAGGATGTACTGAAATTAGCAGATACTTATAGTTTGAGTCGGACCAAG GTGCTACTGCAGTACCTCAGTTCTGTCCTTTTATCTGAGGTTTGGTCAAATGATGATATTGcagttgagatatctgaagttaAAGGTGAAATACTTGCTTCTGCTGTGGAATCCATCAAAATTATTTCCTTGGTTGTCTATCCAGCAATTGATGGGAGCAACAAGCTGCGCCTTGCATTCATTTATCGACTTCTTACTGACTGCTACATAAACTTGAAAGAAACCGAAGAGCCATTGCCAGTGATGCACCCCAATCCGCCGCACCTATCTACTTTTGGGTTGGTTCATTTTTATGAGGTTATGGAGCAAGAGTGCATTAGAATATCCTTTCTTAAGAACCTGAACTTCAAAAATATTGCTGGATTAGGTGGTTTGAACTTTGAGTGCTTTCGTAGTGAGGTCTACAAACACATAGATGAATTGAGTCTAGAAGCATTAGCAAAAATGGTAGACACACTTGTCAGCACCTATGATGGTCCATTTTCTGAGGGTCTTATATCACAGCAAGATGTCTATAAGCATTATGTTTTGAGCTTGTTGGCAACCCTGGAAAGTAGAGCGAAAACAGACATCCATATCAGAAATCCCGATGATCATCAGGGTTTAATTATTGAACTTGAGCATGCTTATGATTCTTGTGGGAAGTATATCAGAATCATGACAAGTTCAGATGCTTTAGACATTATGAAGCGATACTTGACTGCTGCTGTTCCTCTTAGTGGTTTTCCCAAGAGTCTTCTGGGTAACTTGATGTGGCAGGATTGTCTTATCATGGTTATAAATTTTTGGATCAGGCTGACTGATGACATGCAGGAAATTACTTCTGATGAGAGTTCATATGAACTACTTAAGTTCAATCCTGAGTGTTTACTAAGGTGTCTCAGGTCTTTCATGAGGTTGGTAATGGAGGAGAGTGTCTCACCAAGTCAGGGCTGGGCGACTGTTATTAGCTATGTCAAGTATGGCATTGTTGGTGATTCTGGTGCTGAGATTTTCATCTTCTGCAGATCAATGGTTTTTTCTGGTTGTGGTTTTGGAGGGGTTGCAGTTGTATTTTCTGAAGCAGTGCAACAATTTTCAGTTGGCTCAATTTTTAGTGTTGATGCTGATGGAAATGTTGACCATATCCAAGATATTCCACATCTCTATATAAATATATTGGAACCCATTTTACAAGACTTGGTCTCTGAATCTCATGACCACCAGAACTTATTTTCTTTATTGTCTTCTCTGAGTAAACTGGAGGGTGATTTAGAGGAGCTGAAGATGGTCAGGCATGCAGTCTGGGAAAGAATGACCAAATTCTCTGAGAACTTGCAGCTGCCGAGCCATGTTCGAGTTTATGCTCTAGAGCTTATGCAATGCATCTCAGGTAGAAATTTCAATCTCTCTGCTGAGCGACAACCCAATGCACTACCTTGGGAAGGGTGGGATGAGTTGCCATATACAAGTGAAAACAGTGAGAGCACTTGCAATGAGGGGGCACCTACGCACATGGACACATCTAGCAGGTTTACAAGTACCTTGGTTGCCCTTAAATCGTCTCAGTTAGCGGCTGCCATCTCACCCAGCACAGAAATTACCCCGGATGAACTTTTAACTGTGGACACGGCAGTTTCTTGCTTTTTGAAATTGTGTGAAGCTGCCATTACTGATTCTCATATTGATGCCCTGTTGGCCATTCTGGCGGAATGGGAGGGGATTTTTGTTATTGGCAAAATTGAGGAAACTCCTGCAGCAGAAGTATCTGATGAAGGGAACTGGAACAATGATGATTGGGATGAGGGATGGGAAAGTTTTCAGGAAGAACCTTCTGAGAAAGAAAAGGAGGAGAGTTGCGTCTCTCTTCATCCTTTACATGCATGCTGGATGGAGATATTAAAGAAACTTTCCCAGCGCTCTAGGTTTGATGATGTGCTAAAACTGATTGACCAATCCTTGGAAAAATCTAGTGGAAAATTGCTGGATGAAGATGGTGCCAGGAGTTTGGGCCAGATCGTGCTCGATATAGATTGTTTCATGGCTTTAAAGATGGTGCTACTACTGCCTTATGAAGTAATACAATTACACTGTTTGGATGCAGTTGAAAATAAACTGAAGCAGGGAGGCATCCCTGATGCAGCTGGAAGGGGTCACGAGCTTCTGATTCTTGCATTATCTTCTGGGATTGTATCAACCATCATCACCAAATCTTCCTACGACACTATTTTCTCACTTCTTTGCTATTTGGTCGGAAACTTTGCTCATCAGCTTCAGGAAGCTGAGTTATTGAAGCACAGAGACAGAGTAAAGAACGGACGAGAAAAGAATGACAGTACCAGAgactttctctttcttttcaGAAAAATTCTCTTCCCATGTTTCATATCAGAGCTTGTGAAGGCAGACCAGCATATTCTAGCAGGATTTCTGGTCACAAAGTACATGCACACCAATGCTTCTCTTAGCCTCATCAATGTTGCCGAAGCTAGTCTTGAAAGGTATCTGGAAAATCAGCTCCAGAATTTACAGGAAGGCGGTTTCAGTTCAGAGGAGCTCAAATCATGTGAGACTTTGGGAAGTACTGTATCCAACTTGAGAAGCAATTTGGGAAACATAATCCGATCGGCTCTATCTTCCCTTCCTGCAAATTCTTAA